gttaaatttatttttcaatgatattctagaGGAATTTTCTTGACTATGTAATTTATTTATGGTAGCGGAAGGTACAAATATAATTGGCTCTTGATGACGTAAGATATGTATCCTAGGTGGAATTTAatttataaattaaatttatttcctATTTCTAATCCTTTGTGTTTTCTACCTCAAATTTCTTATTACCCACTTTGATTTATACAAAAAAATTACGAGAAGATGAATTTGAGCAATCATTGGACTTACTGTCCCCTGTTGTCTTCTACTGGGGCCCAACCTGTTTCCAATCATTTACCTTGGCCACAGGTCCAACGTCCAAGTCAAGAATGAAAGGAATTGCAATGCCATTATATTGCCTATTATTTCGGATCGCTGGTAACCGAACCCGACCCGATCCGACCCATTGCCATCACCAACCACGGCAGTGGCGAGTACGGATAAGGTCCCTCAACGGTTGACCGCCTACTGGTTGTTTGACCGTCACAGGTCACAGTAACATCATGACCCTGCGATCGCTCTTCCTCCGTGTCTCAGCAGTGGCAATTAAATGCTGCTCGATCCTCGAGGTGTTGTATACGAGCAGGCCTGCGCCAGTAATGAGTTTGAAGGCAGTAGGTCTGAAAGCACATCTCCGTTCAACGATTGCGGACATAGTTATTGTTTGTGCGTTGCACAAGTGCTATCCACGGGACTCGTGGCACGGTAAGGACGAAACCAGCATTAAAGTAGCAGAGCATGAAGAAGAATGGAGTCGTTGGAGGTGATAATGATCGAGAGAGGTCGCGTCCAGACAGATGGAAACAGTAAGAGAAGAATAATGGCCTCTTTGGGGTGCCAAGAGAATAATAGCAGTAGTAATTAAATGAGGAGGGGAGGTGGAGTACGATCAAGTTTTGACTTTGAGATCCATGCCGAATGCCAAGGAGAGCGAGGCGGTAATGCCTGAGATCCCTCGGGAAGATAACTCATTTCGATGCAGTGGCACTTATTATTGATGCAGTGACAGTAACCCCTTCTTTAAtcttctctttttctccttttgggGAGGAGTGTTTTGCCTACCCGGATCCAGAAAAGCCAAGTTGAGCACGTCACATCAACGAGTTCTTACTCTCGGGGGTTGCTGTTTCTCCAGGTCTTGTTGTGGAAGAAATCAATGGGGTGGAGTCTTTTGCCCCGCAGGGTGGAACGGGAAACAAGGTGATCCACGTTGATCTTCTGCGGGAGACTTATCGTACGTGGTAAATGGTGGGCTCCGACTTCTTTCAGTGGAAAGAAATGGTGATGCTTATAAGGTGATTCTATTTATACAGAGGAGGCTTgagagaaggaaggaaggaaggacacAAGATCGACAAGTAGCCAAAGTGAAGGAGAACGTAAGCGATGGGAACGGGAGGGTGGCGAAGAGCCTTCTGCACGTCGGTGGGTGTAGATCCGGATACGACTGTAGCGACGACGCGGAGGGAAGTAGGAGAGAGGCAGCAGCTTAGCCCCAGCACCAGGAGCTGCGCGAAGCTGATCTTCTTCTCCGGTGGCGGACGAGGGGGGAGCAACCCTTCGACGCCGAGGCTGGACGAGGGCCTCCGGTGCCGGACCAGGGCCATGTCCCCGGACAGGCCGAAGCTGCAATGCGAGACGCCCGTGGGCGTCACGCCCACGTTATCCATCGGCACCCCGAACCCCAGAAGCCGGAGCCCTGCTCTGTTTCGGCGTAAGGCTTTCTCTGCCCCTTCTTCTCCGAGATCCCCCTCCAGATTCGGCCTCTTCAAGCATCGATCCAGCGTATGCAAGCTTTTCTATTCCTGCTGCTTAGTTTTCTCTCCGTCTTCGTTGATTTATTCAAAAGgtttggcctctctctctctctcggtggcTGGTTGCCATGAGGGAGAGCGCTGTGGTGCGCTCTCTCAGCGCTCTCTCATTGCAGAATGATGAAGGCACGGAATGAGCTCCCTCCCGATCGTTTGCAGTCACTTTGAGTTGCTTTTTGGGCTTTTCAGCCTTCCTGGTTGCTGCGGGCAAAGCAATCATCGTTTCTTTGACTCGTGTTATTGTCATCGGAGATTACTGCTTTCTGTTGTCGTCTTCCTTTTTGGTTGTTGACATCTTTTTGTTGTGGTGGTGGTGACTACAGGGCAGGTGTCAGTTGTGTTGGCAGAGCCTGAAGAGGAGCCAGGAGACGCCGGTCTTCACAGCGGAGTGCTCCCACGTCTTCCACTTCCCTTGTATCGCCGCCCACGTCAGGAACCATAGCAGCCTTGCATGCCCGGTCTGCTCCGCCACCTGGCGCCAAGCGCAATTGTTCTCCGCTCTCCACTCCCGCGAAAAGGATGCAGTCCTCGAACATGGGCCGGCCGGAGAGTCGGAGAACCGGAACCCCAACGGAAAAACCTTCGGAGGCAGTGACAAAAATACCAGCAAAGGCCGGGAACGGCAGCTGGGACAGCACAGAttggctgctgctgctactgctgttAAGGTTTACGACGACGACGAACCGCTGCTGGCTGCGTACAAGACCAACCAGGGCGGCGGTGTGCGGTTCAATCCTATTCCGGAAGCAGCAAACGAGGATGAGGATGAGTATGGCGACAGCGAGGGCAACAACTTGGAACAGGAGGACGAGTTTAATGGGCTCCTCGCGACCCCTCTCTCCCGTTCTCCGAGCAGCGATGACCAAGGAGTTCCTCGTCGGCTAACACCGAAGTTGAAGGCGGTTGCGCTCCAGGTTAGCGTGATTCCGCAGGCGGCCCTTCTCTCCGAAGGCAGAAAGCACCGGCACTACGTGGTGTCGGTCAAGGTGAAAGCGCCATCGATAGCGTCGGCTCGTCTCCTCGACACCGCGAGCGGGCGCGCCCCGATCGATCTGGTGATGGTGCTGGACGTGGGCCAAGGCATGATGGCGGAGAAACTCCAGATGCTGAAGCGTTCAATACGGCCGGTGGTCTCGTCCTTGGGCCCAGTGGACAGGCTCTCAGTGGTGGCCTTCTCGGCGGCCGCTGGTGCTAAGAGGCTCATCCCCTTGCGGCGGATGTCGAGGCAGGGCCAACGCGCTGCCCGCCAGATCGTGGACAGGCTCGCGGTGGTTGGCCGTGACGCCCCGGGGAGGGGAGCGAACGTGGGCGATGCGCTCAGGAAGGCCGCCAAGGTCCTGGAAGACCGCAGGGAACGCAATCCGGTGGCCACCGTCATGCTCCTTTCCGACTCCGGCCAGCAGCAGTTGCTGCTGCGCGACCACGGGAAGAAGGATGACAACTATCACAAGCCTCTCTACGCACCACGGGACTCCGGTGGCGATATTCACCCTCATCCGCCATCGACGGTGACATCCGACGCCGCCACTTGCTTCGCTCATCTGGAGATACCCCTCGTCGCTTCTGGATGTGGAGATGAATCAGCGGGGGAGCCGTCGCTGCAGAAACGTAGGCAGGTGCCAAACGAAGACGCCTTCATCAAGTGCGTGGGCGGCCTCCTGTCAGTGGTCATGCGGGACGTCCGTCTCCAACTCATTTTCCCCACCGGCGATATCTCTGCTGTTTACCCATGCAGCGGCCGCAGCTGCGGAGAGGTGGCTCTCCGGGGAGGGAGCTCCGTTCTTCGGCTAGGGGACCTCTACGCGGAGGAGGAGAGGGAACTGTTGGTGGAGCTGAGGGTGCCGGTGTCGTCTTCGGCGGCCGCGGGACCGCAGAATGGCCACCACCAGTTGGTGGTGAAGTGTAACTACAGGGATCCAGCCACCCAAGAGCTGACATTAGACGCAGAGCAGATCCTTCTCTTGCCGCCCGAGCTCAGCCGCGCTGCCTCGTCCTCCGCCTGCTCCGCCACCCCTATGCGGCTGCGGAATCTCTTCGTCTCGACCCGGGCGGTGGCCGAGTCACGCCGCCTGGCCGACCTCTCGGACTCCGCCACGGCCCACCACCTTTTCTCCTCCGCCCGCTCGCTGCTTCTGCAGTCCGCTTCCGACGCCCAGGACCACCGTCTCATCCAAAACCCGGACGAGGAACTCGCCGACctccagcggcggcggcggcggctgtcCCGGGCGCATCACCAACCTCAACATCttcatcgtcgtcatcatcaaCCGCAGGAAGAGTGCCTCTCGCCgtccgggaggaggaggaggcggcggcagcgAGAAGTCGCGGCTGGCGCGGAGGTGCGAGGGGAGTCGATCACGCCCACATCGGCTTGGCGCGCCGCCGAGCAGCTGGCGAAGGTGGCCATCATTCGGAAATCTCTGAACCGGGTCAGCGATCTTCATGGGTTCGAGAACGCCCGGTTCTGAGAAAA
Above is a genomic segment from Musa acuminata AAA Group cultivar baxijiao chromosome BXJ3-4, Cavendish_Baxijiao_AAA, whole genome shotgun sequence containing:
- the LOC135636758 gene encoding E3 ubiquitin-protein ligase WAV3-like; this translates as MGTGGWRRAFCTSVGVDPDTTVATTRREVGERQQLSPSTRSCAKLIFFSGGGRGGSNPSTPRLDEGLRCRTRAMSPDRPKLQCETPVGVTPTLSIGTPNPRSRSPALFRRKAFSAPSSPRSPSRFGLFKHRSSGRCQLCWQSLKRSQETPVFTAECSHVFHFPCIAAHVRNHSSLACPVCSATWRQAQLFSALHSREKDAVLEHGPAGESENRNPNGKTFGGSDKNTSKGRERQLGQHRLAAAATAVKVYDDDEPLLAAYKTNQGGGVRFNPIPEAANEDEDEYGDSEGNNLEQEDEFNGLLATPLSRSPSSDDQGVPRRLTPKLKAVALQVSVIPQAALLSEGRKHRHYVVSVKVKAPSIASARLLDTASGRAPIDLVMVLDVGQGMMAEKLQMLKRSIRPVVSSLGPVDRLSVVAFSAAAGAKRLIPLRRMSRQGQRAARQIVDRLAVVGRDAPGRGANVGDALRKAAKVLEDRRERNPVATVMLLSDSGQQQLLLRDHGKKDDNYHKPLYAPRDSGGDIHPHPPSTVTSDAATCFAHLEIPLVASGCGDESAGEPSLQKRRQVPNEDAFIKCVGGLLSVVMRDVRLQLIFPTGDISAVYPCSGRSCGEVALRGGSSVLRLGDLYAEEERELLVELRVPVSSSAAAGPQNGHHQLVVKCNYRDPATQELTLDAEQILLLPPELSRAASSSACSATPMRLRNLFVSTRAVAESRRLADLSDSATAHHLFSSARSLLLQSASDAQDHRLIQNPDEELADLQRRRRRLSRAHHQPQHLHRRHHQPQEECLSPSGRRRRRRQREVAAGAEVRGESITPTSAWRAAEQLAKVAIIRKSLNRVSDLHGFENARF